In one Sphingomonas sp. AP4-R1 genomic region, the following are encoded:
- a CDS encoding glycoside hydrolase 43 family protein: MRALALSIMLAGGLVAVPAPTRPAEPPRTWTADNGNGTFTNPLFYDEFSDPDLIRVGDWFYLTGTTMHAMPGLPVLRSRDLVNWEFVSYAVDKLDLGPEYRLEGGDRYGRGIWAPSFRYHDGTFYIFSNVNGRTVQIFTAKDPRGPWTQRAMKRSLHDLSVLFDDDGKAYVVWGYKGLHLAQLTPDLTDIVEGTERQIVPTEAGMGEGAHLYKINGKYFITSAWWDGRMRMPAARADTVWGPWEVNPAISIDEDFGLAQGYREDEKVKTPPFAIIPPNPAPLGRVSLHQGGVVQTPLGEWWGFSMMDYNSVGRLLALSPITWKDGWPYFGLPGNLGRTPRTWVKPKTAAPVPIHMPYERSDDFSASTLKPIWQWNHVPVDNKWSLTERSGYLRLHTLPATSFWQARNSLTQRAIGPQSRPTVLLDGSGLQPGDVAGLALLMQPYAWIGLERSASGMTIVQFDQQTGKSVRIPTTASRIWLRADCDYMTEKARFRYSLDGKRFVPFGTEFTMVMQGRTFQGVRYSLFAYNSSGIEGGHADFDAIDLYEPHPHGLTRPIPYGRSITLTSVPDKLGVTADDGKPGLGAPAKFEVVDMKFGRVALKTSAGYLSVAADGSVSVGAAPSQEARSFQWIETPTGELVLMSLVTNRFLGVDGQSHVFRADRSGPQSDGGDGVRFSWQPS, translated from the coding sequence ATGAGGGCGTTGGCACTGTCGATTATGCTGGCTGGCGGACTGGTTGCGGTTCCAGCTCCGACACGACCGGCAGAGCCGCCAAGAACCTGGACCGCGGACAATGGCAACGGCACCTTCACGAATCCGCTCTTCTACGACGAATTTTCGGATCCCGATCTGATCCGTGTCGGCGACTGGTTCTATCTGACCGGCACGACCATGCACGCGATGCCGGGGCTGCCGGTATTGCGCTCGCGCGACCTGGTGAATTGGGAGTTCGTTTCCTACGCGGTCGACAAGCTCGATCTGGGGCCGGAGTATCGGCTTGAAGGCGGCGATCGCTATGGCCGGGGCATCTGGGCGCCGAGCTTTCGCTACCACGACGGCACCTTCTATATCTTCTCCAACGTCAACGGGCGAACCGTCCAGATCTTTACCGCGAAGGATCCGCGCGGCCCCTGGACCCAGCGGGCGATGAAGCGGTCGCTCCACGACCTCTCCGTCCTCTTTGATGATGACGGGAAAGCCTATGTCGTCTGGGGCTATAAGGGGCTGCATCTGGCGCAGCTCACGCCCGACCTGACCGATATCGTTGAAGGCACGGAACGACAGATCGTGCCGACGGAAGCCGGGATGGGCGAGGGTGCGCATCTCTACAAGATCAACGGCAAATACTTCATCACGAGTGCCTGGTGGGATGGCCGTATGCGGATGCCCGCGGCCCGCGCCGACACCGTCTGGGGGCCGTGGGAGGTCAATCCCGCGATCAGCATCGACGAGGATTTCGGCCTCGCTCAGGGGTATCGCGAGGACGAGAAGGTCAAGACGCCGCCATTCGCGATCATCCCGCCGAACCCCGCCCCACTGGGGCGAGTCTCGCTGCATCAGGGAGGCGTGGTCCAGACCCCGCTTGGCGAATGGTGGGGCTTTTCGATGATGGACTATAATTCGGTGGGCCGCCTGCTCGCCCTGTCACCCATCACCTGGAAGGATGGCTGGCCGTATTTCGGATTGCCCGGCAATCTCGGGCGCACGCCGCGTACCTGGGTGAAGCCGAAAACGGCAGCACCGGTGCCGATCCATATGCCCTATGAGCGCAGTGACGACTTTTCGGCCTCGACGCTCAAGCCGATCTGGCAATGGAATCATGTTCCGGTCGACAATAAATGGTCGTTGACGGAGCGCTCCGGCTATCTGCGGCTTCATACGCTCCCCGCCACATCATTCTGGCAAGCCCGCAATAGCCTCACCCAGCGCGCGATCGGCCCACAGTCTCGTCCGACAGTCCTGCTCGATGGCAGCGGCTTGCAGCCGGGTGACGTGGCGGGGCTCGCGCTCCTGATGCAGCCTTATGCCTGGATCGGCCTTGAAAGGTCGGCCAGTGGAATGACCATCGTCCAGTTCGATCAGCAAACCGGCAAGAGCGTGCGCATCCCGACCACGGCGTCCCGTATCTGGCTGCGTGCCGATTGCGATTACATGACCGAGAAAGCGCGCTTCCGCTATTCCCTCGATGGCAAGCGCTTCGTACCATTCGGCACCGAGTTCACGATGGTGATGCAGGGACGCACCTTCCAAGGGGTTCGCTACTCGCTATTCGCCTACAACAGCAGCGGGATTGAAGGCGGGCATGCCGACTTCGATGCGATCGATCTATATGAGCCGCATCCGCACGGTCTGACGCGGCCGATACCATACGGGCGGTCGATCACTCTGACGTCGGTGCCCGACAAGCTCGGAGTAACCGCCGATGACGGAAAACCGGGGCTGGGCGCCCCGGCCAAATTTGAGGTTGTCGACATGAAGTTCGGGCGCGTCGCGTTGAAAACGAGCGCGGGTTACCTGAGCGTCGCGGCCGACGGCAGTGTGTCGGTCGGAGCAGCCCCCTCGCAAGAGGCGCGTAGCTTTCAATGGATCGAGACGCCGACAGGTGAATTGGTCCTGATGTCGCTTGTCACGAACCGGTTTCTTGGCGTCGACGGGCAAAGCCATGTGTTCCGAGCGGATCGGTCAGGGCCGCAGTCCGATGGCGGGGACGGTGTGCGGTTCAGTTGGCAGCCTTCGTAA
- a CDS encoding TonB-dependent receptor, which yields MMKWFPRRENEGRRMLLVTAATIAISAATAAAAQNASPPAATEKDADDQGSGRAFSSTNPELVVSGRRTALGGGAMSPVDLPKSVSIISDAFIKDQPAGANPFGLLSLAPGINTNGRGATGLDRGQISIRGFQSNQLGLSLDGVPINDSGTFNTFPHEYVDAENLSQIFVLQGAGDAETPNIGATGGVIGMTVRKPSADFHASASFAIGETDFKRSFLRVDTGDFGGNRAFIAYSHSTAGQWRGVGSNRRDHVDASFEHDIGGGSTLSASVFYNRQNMPPYQAMTKDQISQLGYYFNSSPTYAATAAAQSGTVQNDNNSATAGQLQRSNFWGLQRSVFENVIVSTKANLNVADNLHVDIQPYLWFGRGPGGGVGTYLSETNAALLGSARDINGDGDTLDTRLYSNPFDQKQYRPGVITRAKLTTGVHELIAGFHFERANLHEWRPFIEVDANGFPTSTWASEQYETLHRADGSIVRNQDQRTITTTIRPFAQDVIHLANDKLLVTIGAQFPIVKRHGTNYLPLALRTSGGLIAPESVRTEQKKFLPNAGVVWHVAPEHSLFASVAKTFRATDNAPLFQPGTNFDTLKPETAIDVEAGYRYSGPFLNGSVTYYHIDYRNRQQSVYDVAVSNTVARNIGDVRLQGVEAELGTKPFHHVSVYASGSYNESKLLDNLPVGIAGQTTNALLPTEGKTLTDVPKFTIGGFVRYDTGRIFLQSQLKYNGLRYATLTNDEKVPGYTTVDLAAGYNLPQEWTGRAKVGVSVNVSNLFDKRYLGAINYGRNAVAVNGIAANGPTYFQGAPRFTSVRIRVDY from the coding sequence ATGATGAAGTGGTTTCCCCGCCGCGAGAATGAAGGCCGACGGATGCTGCTGGTGACGGCAGCAACGATAGCGATAAGCGCGGCGACCGCTGCCGCTGCCCAGAACGCATCGCCTCCGGCCGCTACCGAGAAAGACGCGGACGATCAGGGCTCGGGCCGGGCCTTCTCCAGCACCAACCCCGAACTGGTGGTTTCGGGGCGCAGGACAGCGCTTGGCGGCGGCGCGATGAGCCCTGTGGATCTGCCCAAGTCCGTATCGATCATCTCGGATGCGTTCATCAAGGATCAGCCGGCTGGCGCCAATCCGTTCGGCCTCCTGTCCCTGGCGCCTGGCATCAACACCAACGGTCGCGGTGCGACCGGTCTGGATCGCGGCCAGATCTCGATCCGCGGTTTCCAGAGCAACCAGTTGGGCCTGTCGCTGGATGGCGTGCCGATCAATGACAGCGGCACGTTCAACACCTTCCCGCACGAATATGTCGATGCGGAGAACCTCAGCCAGATCTTCGTGCTACAGGGGGCCGGCGATGCCGAGACGCCCAATATCGGTGCGACCGGCGGTGTGATCGGCATGACGGTGCGCAAGCCTTCGGCCGACTTCCACGCGTCGGCCAGCTTCGCGATCGGCGAAACCGACTTCAAGCGCAGTTTCCTGCGCGTCGATACCGGTGATTTCGGCGGTAACCGCGCCTTCATCGCTTATTCGCACAGCACTGCGGGCCAGTGGCGCGGCGTCGGATCCAACCGCCGCGATCATGTCGACGCCTCGTTCGAACATGACATTGGCGGTGGCAGCACGCTCTCGGCGTCGGTCTTCTACAACCGCCAGAACATGCCCCCGTATCAGGCGATGACGAAGGACCAGATTTCGCAGCTCGGCTATTATTTCAACAGCTCGCCAACCTACGCCGCAACCGCCGCCGCGCAGAGCGGCACGGTACAGAACGACAATAACAGCGCCACCGCCGGCCAGCTGCAGCGTTCCAATTTCTGGGGCCTTCAGCGCTCGGTGTTCGAGAATGTGATCGTCTCGACCAAGGCGAACCTCAACGTTGCCGATAATCTGCACGTCGATATCCAGCCTTACCTCTGGTTCGGGCGCGGCCCTGGAGGCGGCGTCGGCACCTATCTGTCGGAAACCAACGCTGCTTTGCTCGGCAGCGCACGCGACATCAACGGTGACGGCGACACGCTCGACACCCGCCTCTATTCGAACCCGTTCGACCAGAAGCAGTATCGCCCTGGCGTGATCACCCGCGCGAAGCTGACCACCGGCGTGCACGAACTAATCGCCGGCTTCCATTTCGAGCGCGCGAACCTGCACGAGTGGCGTCCGTTCATCGAAGTGGATGCCAATGGCTTTCCCACCAGCACCTGGGCCAGCGAGCAATATGAGACGCTGCATCGCGCCGACGGCAGTATCGTCCGCAACCAGGACCAGCGGACGATCACTACCACCATCCGCCCGTTCGCGCAGGACGTGATCCATCTCGCCAATGATAAGCTGCTCGTCACCATTGGCGCGCAGTTCCCGATCGTGAAGCGGCACGGCACCAACTATCTGCCGCTCGCGCTCCGTACCTCGGGTGGTCTCATCGCGCCGGAATCGGTGCGGACCGAGCAGAAGAAGTTTCTGCCCAATGCCGGCGTGGTCTGGCACGTGGCGCCGGAACACTCGCTGTTCGCGTCGGTCGCCAAGACCTTCCGCGCCACCGACAATGCGCCGCTGTTCCAGCCGGGCACGAATTTCGACACGCTGAAGCCGGAAACCGCGATCGATGTGGAGGCGGGCTATCGCTATTCGGGCCCGTTCCTGAACGGCTCGGTGACCTACTATCACATCGATTACCGCAACCGGCAGCAGTCCGTGTATGACGTGGCCGTTTCGAATACGGTCGCCCGCAATATCGGCGACGTTCGCCTGCAGGGCGTGGAAGCGGAACTCGGCACCAAGCCGTTCCATCACGTCTCGGTCTACGCCTCGGGATCGTACAACGAATCGAAGCTGCTCGATAATCTGCCGGTCGGCATTGCCGGCCAGACGACCAACGCCCTGCTCCCCACCGAGGGCAAGACGCTTACCGACGTGCCCAAGTTCACGATCGGCGGCTTCGTTCGCTACGACACGGGGCGCATCTTCCTGCAGTCCCAGCTCAAGTATAACGGCCTTCGCTATGCGACGCTGACCAACGACGAGAAGGTGCCGGGCTATACCACGGTCGATCTCGCTGCAGGCTACAACCTGCCACAGGAATGGACCGGGCGCGCGAAAGTGGGCGTCAGCGTCAACGTCTCCAACCTGTTCGACAAGCGCTATCTCGGTGCGATCAACTATGGGCGCAACGCGGTGGCGGTGAACGGCATTGCCGCGAACGGACCGACCTATTTTCAGGGCGCGCCCCGCTTCACCTCGGTGCGGATCCGCGTCGACTACTGA
- a CDS encoding glycerophosphodiester phosphodiesterase family protein encodes MKHMLSALATMQVAVIGAAMAAAASPPAPRVVAHRGRTDLSEPENSLRTMRHSIAQGVTMVEMDLKPGRDGTLYLLHDEDLDRTTDGHGLLAALADADAARVHLKDGTGRVTDETLVSFDSVARWAAAEPRAHLMLDIKKTSPAAIIPIVRAHRLTDRVLVLTFDPAMARAAFAADPDWRVSVFVPDIDAFSTYRAMAGGHPMTAYIPTFAPASLFRAVHAAGVPIVTDAMMPVPTGTLDDHARKAGSGVYRDYLAGRPVDIFVSDRATHVLASR; translated from the coding sequence ATGAAGCATATGCTCTCGGCTCTGGCGACGATGCAGGTGGCGGTGATAGGGGCAGCCATGGCCGCCGCAGCCTCCCCGCCCGCGCCGCGCGTGGTTGCCCATCGCGGCCGGACGGATCTGTCCGAGCCGGAAAACAGCCTGCGGACAATGCGCCACAGCATCGCGCAGGGCGTGACCATGGTGGAGATGGACCTGAAGCCCGGCCGCGACGGTACGCTCTATCTGCTGCATGACGAGGATCTGGACCGCACGACCGACGGCCATGGCCTGCTGGCAGCCCTCGCCGATGCCGACGCCGCGCGGGTTCATCTGAAGGATGGCACCGGACGAGTTACTGACGAAACGCTGGTATCCTTCGACTCCGTCGCGCGCTGGGCTGCAGCGGAACCGCGCGCCCATCTGATGCTGGACATCAAGAAGACGTCCCCCGCAGCGATCATACCGATCGTCCGCGCACACAGGCTGACCGATCGGGTGCTGGTCCTCACCTTCGATCCGGCCATGGCGCGTGCCGCGTTCGCCGCCGATCCGGACTGGCGGGTCTCGGTCTTCGTGCCCGATATCGACGCATTCTCGACCTATCGGGCGATGGCCGGCGGCCATCCGATGACGGCCTATATCCCGACCTTTGCGCCTGCCTCCCTGTTCCGGGCGGTCCATGCGGCTGGCGTGCCGATCGTGACCGATGCGATGATGCCGGTTCCCACCGGCACGCTGGACGATCATGCCCGGAAGGCAGGAAGCGGCGTCTATCGTGATTATCTCGCCGGCCGGCCGGTCGACATTTTCGTGAGCGATCGCGCCACCCACGTGCTTGCGTCCCGCTAG
- a CDS encoding ROK family transcriptional regulator has product MRPHPLPSPLSTNERQILDLIRRRETIPRARIANITGLTSASVTRITQGMEERGLIEETEATRNGRGQPAKPLRLRAAGGCAIGLNFSHSTVDAVLLDLAGNIRAVIDAPLANTALETIVETSQSLCHDLLARHPGIGAAMVGVGVSVPGYRSERPDRFALHPTFSSLLTRNLTEEFRGSLAQPVMVERDAISAAVGESLIGHGRNRTSFGFVHLGHGIGGALVQNGAPIYGAHGNAGGIGDLFPRDRPRPSGSDLIEALRDAGLDVSDFRDLTAFVPGICDPLDRWIERAARELRDGLALFARIFDPHAIILGGRLPLPICEQLVQRITDLPQPATYTDNLPQPEIKVSTHGPLSGAIGAACLPLYSQFFLL; this is encoded by the coding sequence ATGCGGCCGCATCCCCTTCCCTCCCCGCTTTCCACCAATGAACGGCAGATTCTGGATCTGATCCGGCGGCGGGAGACGATCCCGCGCGCGCGCATCGCCAATATCACCGGGCTCACCAGCGCCTCCGTGACCCGCATCACGCAGGGCATGGAGGAGCGAGGGTTGATCGAAGAGACCGAGGCGACCCGCAACGGACGCGGTCAGCCGGCCAAACCGCTGCGGTTGCGGGCGGCGGGAGGCTGCGCCATCGGTCTCAACTTCTCTCACTCCACGGTCGATGCGGTGCTGCTGGATCTGGCAGGCAACATCCGCGCCGTTATCGACGCCCCGCTGGCCAATACGGCACTCGAGACGATCGTCGAAACCTCGCAAAGCCTGTGCCATGATCTGCTGGCTCGCCATCCGGGAATCGGCGCGGCGATGGTCGGCGTCGGTGTCTCCGTGCCTGGCTATCGGTCTGAACGGCCCGACCGGTTTGCGCTTCATCCCACCTTTTCGTCGCTCCTGACCCGCAATCTGACGGAGGAGTTTCGCGGCTCGCTCGCCCAGCCCGTGATGGTGGAGCGCGATGCGATCAGCGCGGCGGTTGGCGAGAGCCTGATCGGACATGGCCGCAACCGGACGAGCTTCGGCTTCGTCCATCTCGGCCACGGCATCGGCGGCGCGCTCGTCCAGAACGGCGCCCCTATCTACGGAGCGCACGGCAATGCCGGTGGCATCGGCGATCTGTTTCCGCGTGATCGCCCGCGCCCGTCGGGCAGCGATTTGATCGAGGCGCTGCGGGACGCGGGGCTCGACGTGAGCGACTTCCGCGATCTTACCGCGTTCGTGCCGGGCATCTGCGATCCGCTGGATCGCTGGATCGAGCGGGCGGCGCGGGAATTGCGCGATGGGCTTGCCCTGTTCGCGCGGATCTTCGATCCCCACGCGATCATTCTCGGCGGTCGCCTGCCGCTGCCGATCTGCGAGCAACTCGTCCAGCGGATCACGGATCTGCCGCAACCAGCGACCTACACTGACAACCTGCCGCAGCCGGAGATCAAGGTCTCAACCCATGGGCCGCTTTCCGGCGCGATCGGGGCGGCCTGCCTGCCGTTATACAGCCAGTTCTTCCTGCTGTAG
- a CDS encoding LysR family transcriptional regulator codes for MTHLEDLAVLVRIEASGSLSQAARDLGISLTVVSKRLARLEQMLGARLVNRSTRSVSLTADGQTLLPRALDILARVEEAQAAVQSGRTEASGILRVTATVAFACGQIAPRLGRLMALNPDLRIHLLSTDKMLDIVEDNIDVAIRQAILPDSNLISRVIAPDRRVLVASPLYVDRHGAPERPQDLAHHRCIVLGDPPVTMWRFQRGGTKITVEVGWTMLANDGAAAHAACLGGAGIALKSIWDSREDLEQGRLIELLPGWTAPSMPIRAVFASRGHQPARIRAFTDFLQEELRAEVLKHPTIEFALDRSFAI; via the coding sequence ATGACCCATTTGGAAGATCTTGCGGTTCTCGTCCGCATAGAAGCTTCGGGCAGCCTATCGCAGGCGGCTCGTGATCTCGGCATTTCGCTCACGGTCGTATCCAAGCGGCTTGCCCGATTGGAACAGATGCTGGGCGCTCGACTGGTCAACCGATCGACCCGCAGCGTAAGTCTCACGGCAGACGGCCAGACTCTGCTTCCCCGCGCTCTGGATATCCTCGCGCGCGTCGAGGAGGCACAGGCTGCCGTCCAGTCCGGTCGCACCGAAGCCTCGGGCATTCTGCGCGTCACGGCGACGGTGGCTTTCGCCTGCGGACAGATCGCTCCGAGACTGGGTCGCCTGATGGCGCTCAACCCGGATTTGCGGATCCACCTCCTGTCTACGGACAAGATGCTGGATATCGTCGAGGACAATATCGACGTGGCGATCCGGCAGGCGATCCTGCCCGATTCCAATCTCATCTCCCGCGTGATCGCTCCGGACCGGCGCGTGCTGGTCGCATCGCCCCTTTATGTCGATCGTCATGGCGCGCCCGAGCGACCGCAGGATCTGGCGCATCATCGTTGCATCGTTCTCGGCGATCCGCCGGTGACGATGTGGCGCTTCCAGCGTGGCGGCACCAAGATCACGGTCGAAGTGGGCTGGACGATGCTCGCCAATGATGGCGCCGCCGCCCATGCCGCCTGTCTCGGCGGCGCCGGCATCGCGCTCAAGTCCATCTGGGATTCGCGCGAGGACTTGGAACAAGGTCGGCTGATCGAATTGCTGCCGGGCTGGACCGCCCCCTCGATGCCGATCCGAGCCGTGTTCGCATCGCGCGGCCACCAACCAGCCCGTATCCGCGCCTTCACCGACTTCCTGCAGGAAGAATTGCGCGCGGAAGTCCTCAAACATCCGACGATCGAGTTCGCGCTGGATCGATCCTTCGCGATTTGA
- a CDS encoding sugar dehydrogenase complex small subunit: protein MDQTAAVPAASSLSLKRRSLFLGIGTTALMAGMGLSIATAAPSSAGAPSTAFVEISRFVTGSHLDDASAVGRAWEQLVKLDADFPDAVQKLSDAIKQAQLASMAAFMASPLAKNDALTKTASTIVSAFYLGFTGTPVAHRATDDTGFVTFAGALMWRPTIDNTVIPTFARGGTDYWVQPPAGIPVPKGPQGQPEWQGSASSPKSSKA from the coding sequence ATGGACCAGACTGCGGCGGTGCCTGCAGCGTCTTCGCTTTCGCTGAAGCGACGCAGCCTTTTTCTCGGCATCGGCACCACCGCCCTGATGGCCGGAATGGGCCTGAGCATCGCCACGGCCGCTCCCTCGTCCGCCGGTGCGCCCAGCACCGCCTTCGTCGAGATCAGCCGGTTCGTGACCGGATCGCATCTCGACGATGCCAGTGCGGTCGGCCGCGCGTGGGAACAGCTCGTGAAGCTGGATGCGGACTTCCCCGATGCCGTGCAGAAGCTGTCGGACGCGATAAAGCAGGCGCAGCTGGCCTCGATGGCGGCCTTCATGGCCTCGCCGCTCGCCAAGAATGACGCGCTGACCAAGACCGCCTCCACGATCGTCTCGGCTTTCTATCTCGGCTTCACCGGCACGCCCGTCGCGCACCGCGCCACCGACGATACCGGCTTCGTCACCTTCGCCGGCGCACTGATGTGGCGCCCGACGATCGACAATACGGTAATCCCCACCTTCGCGCGCGGCGGCACCGATTACTGGGTCCAGCCGCCCGCCGGCATCCCCGTTCCGAAGGGGCCGCAGGGCCAGCCCGAGTGGCAGGGCTCCGCCTCCTCTCCGAAATCCTCGAAAGCATAA
- a CDS encoding GMC family oxidoreductase: MAETYDADVIVVGSGALGSNAAYELAKAGKSVILLEAGIRIPRWKIVENSRNSSRRDNYNAPYPNMAWAHTSYEEEYLENTGPFDFRPGMLKLVGGTTWHWAAACWRYLPNDMKLKTLYGVGRDWPIDYDTLEPYYQRAEEALGVVGSNEQDQSGQGGSAFPPRSKPYPLPPEGKTYLFQRMEARLSPLGFNFVHEPNARVTEPYDGRPACAGNNNCMPVCPIGAMYSGNFHADHAERAGAKLIVDATAYKLEKAADGKIAAVHYKSSKGDDVRLTARYFIVAANGLETPKLLLISDVANSSDQVGRNLMDHSGIGMHFLADEQLWPGRGAVQQGGIFNRRDGEHRKHYAAIKHALANNAPNPAVTARLIKMGVMGPELDRRIRDEASRWVDVSTVFEMLPHATNRVQAHAARRDALGIPTLTVHYDFDDYVRAGRAVAVDDFHTFAKTMNGEIIDISDGFQNRDHIMGTVLMGADPKDSVVDGDCRTHDHSNLFLATTGVIPASGVINPTLTGVALAIRAADIIAREI, from the coding sequence ATGGCAGAGACCTATGATGCCGACGTGATCGTCGTCGGCTCCGGCGCTTTGGGCTCCAACGCCGCCTATGAGTTGGCCAAGGCCGGCAAGTCCGTGATCCTGCTGGAGGCGGGCATCCGCATCCCGCGCTGGAAGATCGTCGAGAACAGCCGCAACAGTTCGCGCCGCGACAATTACAATGCGCCCTATCCGAACATGGCCTGGGCCCACACCTCCTATGAGGAGGAGTATCTCGAGAATACCGGTCCGTTCGATTTCCGGCCCGGCATGCTCAAGCTCGTCGGCGGCACCACCTGGCACTGGGCGGCGGCCTGCTGGCGCTATCTGCCGAACGACATGAAGCTGAAGACGCTCTATGGCGTCGGGCGCGACTGGCCGATCGATTATGATACACTGGAGCCTTACTACCAACGCGCCGAGGAAGCGCTCGGCGTGGTCGGCTCGAACGAGCAGGATCAGAGCGGCCAGGGCGGCTCGGCTTTCCCGCCGCGCTCCAAGCCCTATCCGTTGCCGCCCGAGGGCAAGACCTATCTGTTCCAGCGGATGGAGGCGCGCCTCTCGCCGCTCGGCTTCAACTTCGTGCACGAACCCAATGCGCGCGTGACCGAGCCCTATGACGGTCGCCCAGCCTGTGCGGGCAACAACAATTGCATGCCCGTCTGCCCGATCGGCGCCATGTATTCCGGCAATTTCCACGCCGATCATGCCGAACGCGCGGGCGCCAAGCTGATCGTCGACGCCACCGCCTACAAGCTGGAGAAGGCCGCCGACGGCAAGATCGCGGCGGTCCACTACAAATCCTCCAAGGGCGACGATGTGCGCCTGACCGCGCGCTACTTCATCGTCGCCGCCAACGGCCTCGAGACGCCCAAGCTGCTGCTGATCTCGGACGTCGCCAACTCGTCCGATCAGGTCGGGCGCAACCTGATGGATCATAGCGGCATCGGCATGCACTTCCTGGCCGACGAGCAGCTGTGGCCCGGTCGCGGTGCCGTGCAACAGGGCGGCATCTTCAACCGTCGCGATGGCGAGCATCGCAAGCATTATGCCGCGATCAAGCATGCGCTGGCCAACAACGCGCCCAATCCGGCCGTCACCGCGCGCCTCATCAAGATGGGCGTGATGGGACCGGAGCTGGACCGCCGCATCCGCGACGAGGCCTCGCGCTGGGTGGACGTCTCCACCGTGTTCGAAATGCTGCCCCACGCCACCAATCGCGTGCAGGCCCATGCCGCGCGCCGCGACGCGCTCGGCATCCCGACGCTGACCGTCCACTATGATTTCGACGATTATGTGCGCGCCGGCCGCGCCGTGGCGGTCGATGACTTCCACACCTTCGCCAAGACGATGAACGGCGAGATCATCGACATCAGCGACGGTTTCCAGAATCGCGACCATATCATGGGCACGGTGCTCATGGGCGCCGACCCCAAGGACTCGGTGGTCGACGGCGATTGTCGCACGCACGACCATTCGAACCTGTTCCTGGCGACCACGGGTGTGATCCCGGCATCCGGCGTCATCAATCCCACGCTGACCGGTGTCGCGCTCGCGATCCGGGCGGCCGACATCATTGCGCGAGAGATCTGA